In Euwallacea similis isolate ESF13 chromosome 5, ESF131.1, whole genome shotgun sequence, a single window of DNA contains:
- the LOC136409036 gene encoding hexosaminidase D-like produces the protein MKLVFNLKLITVLSGIIIILLVFYALNIISTRNANNKTASRKTYKNIKQSYSEEIRKIDIPERIVHIDLKGAPPKISYFSQLLPLLRKLGATGILLEYEDMFPYSGQLSNVSALNAYTLEDVREIIKFAQTNNLKIIPFIQVFGQLDFLLKLNSFVDFREVSSFPSTICPSGNNTLPLLQSMIEQVIDVHNTSDMIHIGFGAVPFLGHCHKCINRMVTQQLTKTQLFLEHLRCIVTIIKQKNPGLKVLIWDDFFRTCKQEEVDTEFAKSQITPVVWWYGKDVYDELGPSLWNTYRGIFDNVWLGSAFKGTSGSSKYVSDINHYIQNQKSWLSVIEEYQEKINFQGIILTGRQRYDHFAVLCELLPVGIPALAMSLRLLQGFKDSPLGPPLEVAKILQCDQPYGLIGTAFGSPKCKFPGADVLEFTIHFHQLQQDFLEITDDFRVKGWLSEYNKLHSYSNPKHIEEIAVALDRIKSELEVVNVGISNAMLKVYDEFTVVEWLDTYLLPFKKEVSSLWEAKKRILSTTSWQRKPLSHSSEL, from the exons ATGAAACTGGTATTCAACCTCAAATTAATCACCGTCCTTAGTGGCATCATAATAATTTTGCTGGTTTTCTATGCATTAAATATCATATCTACCCGCAATGCTAACAATAAAACAGCCAGTAGGAAGACTTACAAGAACATAAAACAGTCATATTCagaagagataagaaaaattgaCATACCTGAGAGAATAGTTCACATAGACCTTAAAGGGGCTCCTCCGAAGATTTCATATTTCTCACAATTGCTCCCCTTATTGAGGAAACTGGGAGCAACAGGAATTTTGTTAGAATATGAGGACATGTTTCCTTATTCAGGCCAGCTATCTAATGTTTCTGCCTTAAATGCTTATACTCTTGAGGATGTTCGAGAAATCATTAAATTTGCCCAAACCaataatttaaagataattCCATTTATTCAAGTATTTGGACAGTTAGATTTCCTGTTGAAACTGaacagttttgtggattttcgcGAAGTGTCTTCCTTTCCCTCCACAATTTGTCCTTCTGGCAATAATACTTTGCCTCTTCTGCAATCAATGATAGAGCAAGTTATTGATGTTCACAATACCAGTGACATGATTCATATTGGGTTTGGGGCTGTGCCATTTTTGG gtCATTGCCACAAATGCATTAATCGAATGGTGACTCAGCAACTAACAAAAACCCAACTATTTCTTGAGCATCTCCGGTGCATTGTGACAATAATAAAGCAGAAAAATCCTGGCCTTAAAGTACTAATTTGGGATGATTTTTTCCGTACTTGTAAACAGGAAGAAGTTGATACTGAATTTGCAAAATCACAAATTACTCCAGTAGTGTGGTGGTATGGAAAAGATGTTTATGATGAATTAGGCCCCAGTTTATGGAACACTTATCGTGGCATATTTGACAATGTGTGGCTTGGTAGTGCCTTTAAAGGCACTTCTG GAAGTAGCAAATATGTGTCAGACATAAACCACTATATTCAAAACCAAAAAAGCTGGCTTTCAGTTATAGAGGAATatcaagagaaaataaacttccaGGGCATTATTTTAACAG GCCGTCAGCGTTATGATCACTTTGCAGTGCTATGTGAACTATTACCTGTAGGCATTCCTGCATTGGCAATGAGTTTAAGACTTCTTCAAG GGTTTAAAGACTCACCTTTAGGACCTCCATTGGAAGTCGCAAAAATTCTCCAATGCGATCAACCGTATGGTCTTATAGGCACGGCATTTGGCAGtccaaaatgcaaatttcctg GTGCTGATGTGCTAGAATTTACCATTCATTTTCATCAGCTGCAGCAAGACTTTCTAGAGATAACAGATGATTTCCGAGTGAAGGGATGGCTGAGTGAATACAATAAACTGCATTCCTATTCAAATCCTAAGCATATAGAAGAAATTGCAGTAGCCTTGGACAGAATTAAGAGCGAACTTGAAGTTGTTAATGTTGGTATTTCCAATGCTATGCTAAAGGTTTATGATGAGTTTACTGTGGTGGAGTGGTTAGACACGTATTTGTTGCCATTTAAGAAAGAg GTATCATCGCTCTGGGAAGCAAAGAAGCGGATTCTGAGTACTACTTCTTGGCAACGAAAGCCTTTAAGCCATAGCAGtgaattgtaa